Proteins co-encoded in one Malus domestica chromosome 09, GDT2T_hap1 genomic window:
- the LOC139188133 gene encoding uncharacterized protein — protein MSPTEWWIMYGTDAPTVRKLAIKVLSQTASSSACERNWSTFALIHTKQRNKLAHSSLDKLVYCYYNMKLQIRDKEAEIDHVDRGDPLDVFDIVGEDDDTEGNQLFQWIRPLHLDDDEGNPAPRVAEEARNEGINVERVLEEEVGSSSADSFEELLHPRPSNTGIPPFSNPTQPQHRADTNDSSSTRSGDSPTTGGGNDEGHSGAGGSGAGGSGGGYGNYYGPPPPGYMSPFTGEANFTHATQDDDHGSRRAGPGIGAIGKDYTRRERGKGILSSQEDDSLSRTSDSVGLGSTNYGFTHNQPFPYPSYPIPVGMESSDSWNQSQPQSSNDFSYGQPQPISDPYGWHINNYMQNYFGDLSFDNYSSQYTHSTHRDDEDSDKFEPHRNSMWF, from the exons atgtctccta ctgaatggtggatcatgtatgggaccgatgcaccaactgtgagaaagttagcaataaaagtattatcacaaacagcttcctcatctgcttgtgaaagaaattggagcacatttgcactcatccacacaaagcaaagaaataagttggctcatagtagcttggacaaattagtttattgctactacaacatgaagcttcaaattcgagataaggaagcagaaatcgatcatgtcgaccgtggtgacccactagatgtgtttgatattgttggtgaagatgatgatacggagggtaaccaactttttcaatggattagacctcttcatttagatgatgatgaaggcaacccagctcccagagttgctgaagaagcacgtaatgaagggataaatgtagaaagagtattagaggaggaggtgggatctagcagcgctgactctttcgaagaacttttgcacccaagaccaagcaacactggaattccacctttttccaatcctacacaaccacaacatcgtgctgatactaatgatagctctagtacaagatcaggagactcacctaccaccggaggtgggaatgatgaaggacatagtggagctggaggtagtggagctggaggtagtggtggtggatatggaaactattatggaccaccacctcccggatatatgagccccttcactggtgaggcaaacttcacgcatgcaacccaggatgatgaccatggcagtaggcgggcaggaccaggaattggtgccatagggaaggactatactcgcagagaaagaggcaaagggattttgtcaagtcaagaagatgactcgttatctagaacttcagactctgttggattgggaagtacTAACTATGGTtttactcataaccaaccatttccctacccttcatatcccattcctgttgggatggaatcgagcgactcatggaatcaatcccagcctcaatcttcaaatgatttttcttatggacaacctcaaccaatctcggatccatatgggtggcatattaacaattacatgcaaaactattttggggatttatcatttgataactactcttcacaatacactcattctacacatagagatgatgaagatagtgacaaatttgaacctcataggaactctatgtggttctaa